The Virgibacillus phasianinus genome includes a window with the following:
- a CDS encoding DHH family phosphoesterase gives MPDMQNKPKLSGHLWMIYILSVVLLGFIWYFQWIIGLIMTIILIGSFYYSIRTEKSLMNQTEEYISTLSHRVRKVGEEALLEMPIGIVLFNEAYYIEWANPYMNRFAAEDTLVGKSLNLLSEELIPMIKENKSEIWFQLEGYEFQTSIKKEERLLYLFDRTTQTEIQQLYHNEQTTLSIIFLDNYEEITQNMDDTIKSQLNSKVTSILNNWAHENGMYLKRTSQERFVAVGTKEILDQLEKSKFDILDEVRELNAEQNIPLTLSIGIGLGSLDLPSLGELAQSSLDLALGRGGDQVAIKDDTGKVRFYGGKTNPMEKRTRVRARVISHALKELVKESDNVIIMGHKSPDMDSIGAAIGILNIAKTNGVDGYIVFDPDDVSTGVYRLVDAIREEESLWQHFVNPEEAESIITSRSLVVVVDTHKPALVSNERLLNKTEYKVVIDHHRRAEEFIENPTLVYMEPYASSTAELVTELLEYQPKTLKLKMLEATALLAGIIVDTKSFTLRTGSRTFDAASYLRSKGADTILVQQFMKEDLDVFIKRSKLIERAKVYHDSIAISKGQHGEEYGQVLIAQAADTLLTMSGINASFVISERSDGKIGISARSLGDVNVQVIMEGMNGGGHLTNAATQIEDTTIEDAELLLRDILDEYLEGGDTQ, from the coding sequence ATGCCAGATATGCAAAATAAACCAAAACTGAGCGGGCACTTATGGATGATTTATATTTTGTCTGTCGTTTTGCTCGGGTTTATTTGGTACTTTCAATGGATAATTGGTCTTATCATGACTATTATTCTTATTGGATCATTTTATTATAGTATACGAACGGAAAAGTCATTGATGAATCAGACAGAAGAATATATATCAACGCTTTCACACCGTGTTAGAAAAGTGGGTGAGGAAGCGTTATTAGAGATGCCGATTGGGATTGTCCTATTCAATGAAGCGTATTATATAGAATGGGCCAACCCATATATGAATCGATTCGCGGCCGAAGATACCTTAGTTGGCAAATCACTAAACTTACTGTCAGAGGAATTAATTCCAATGATAAAAGAAAATAAAAGTGAAATATGGTTTCAACTTGAGGGTTATGAATTTCAAACCTCCATTAAAAAGGAGGAACGTTTGCTTTATTTATTTGACCGGACAACGCAGACTGAAATTCAACAACTGTACCACAATGAACAAACAACGCTTTCGATTATTTTTCTAGACAACTATGAAGAAATCACCCAAAACATGGATGATACAATTAAGAGCCAATTGAATTCAAAAGTAACGTCTATTCTGAATAACTGGGCACATGAAAATGGCATGTATTTGAAACGAACGTCACAGGAAAGGTTTGTAGCTGTTGGTACAAAGGAAATTCTAGATCAACTTGAGAAATCGAAATTTGATATTCTGGATGAAGTACGGGAATTGAATGCTGAACAGAATATTCCTCTCACCCTTAGTATTGGTATTGGTCTAGGAAGTCTGGACCTGCCGTCACTTGGAGAATTAGCACAATCAAGTCTGGATTTGGCATTAGGGCGTGGCGGTGACCAGGTTGCAATTAAAGATGATACGGGTAAGGTCAGGTTTTACGGTGGTAAAACCAATCCGATGGAAAAACGTACACGTGTCAGAGCAAGGGTTATTTCACATGCTTTGAAGGAATTAGTCAAAGAGAGTGATAATGTTATAATTATGGGGCACAAATCACCAGATATGGATTCAATAGGTGCAGCGATTGGAATTTTAAACATAGCCAAAACAAATGGTGTGGATGGCTACATTGTTTTTGATCCGGATGATGTAAGTACTGGTGTTTATCGGTTAGTAGATGCAATTCGGGAAGAAGAGAGTCTTTGGCAGCATTTTGTTAATCCTGAAGAGGCGGAAAGTATTATTACAAGCCGCAGCTTGGTTGTGGTGGTTGACACTCACAAACCTGCTCTCGTATCAAATGAACGACTTTTAAATAAAACGGAATATAAAGTAGTAATCGATCACCACCGCCGTGCTGAAGAATTCATTGAAAACCCAACGTTGGTATATATGGAACCATATGCGTCTTCAACGGCAGAGCTGGTTACAGAACTGCTTGAATACCAGCCGAAAACCCTAAAGTTAAAGATGCTAGAGGCAACGGCACTGCTGGCTGGAATAATCGTTGATACAAAAAGCTTCACATTGCGTACGGGGTCTCGTACGTTTGATGCGGCTTCCTATTTACGGTCAAAAGGTGCGGACACAATCTTGGTACAGCAATTTATGAAAGAAGATCTGGATGTATTTATAAAACGCAGTAAACTGATAGAGCGTGCTAAGGTGTACCATGATTCCATTGCAATTTCAAAAGGCCAACATGGCGAAGAATACGGCCAAGTATTAATTGCCCAGGCTGCTGATACATTATTGACTATGAGTGGTATAAACGCATCATTTGTCATATCTGAGCGAAGTGATGGTAAAATTGGGATAAGTGCTAGGTCGCTTGGGGACGTCAACGTGCAAGTCATTATGGAAGGAATGAACGGCGGAGGTCATTTAACCAATGCGGCAACACAAATTGAAGATACAACAATAGAGGATGCGGAATTGTTGTTAAGGGATATACTTGATGAGTATTTAGAAGGAGGAGACACACAATGA
- the rplI gene encoding 50S ribosomal protein L9, producing MKVIFLKDVKGKGKKGDVKNVSDGYARNYLLKNKLAEEANAGNMKALEAKQRKEDQQEQEEKEEAIALKDKLADLTVELKAKSGDGGRLFGSITSKQIAESLEKNYGYKIDKRKIELDQPIRALGYTTVPVKIIPEVSGSIKVHVSEQ from the coding sequence ATGAAAGTAATTTTCTTAAAAGACGTAAAAGGTAAAGGAAAAAAAGGCGATGTTAAGAATGTCTCTGATGGTTACGCTAGAAACTATTTATTAAAAAATAAACTGGCTGAGGAAGCTAATGCGGGTAATATGAAAGCATTGGAAGCAAAACAACGTAAAGAAGATCAGCAGGAACAAGAAGAAAAAGAAGAAGCAATTGCTTTGAAGGATAAGTTGGCTGATCTAACAGTTGAGTTAAAAGCAAAATCAGGGGATGGCGGCCGCCTGTTCGGATCCATTACTAGTAAGCAAATCGCAGAATCCCTAGAAAAAAATTACGGATATAAAATTGATAAACGAAAAATAGAACTTGACCAGCCAATTCGTGCACTTGGTTATACAACAGTGCCTGTTAAAATTATTCCTGAGGTATCTGGTTCCATTAAAGTGCACGTATCTGAACAATAA
- the dnaB gene encoding replicative DNA helicase, producing the protein MSDTWNDRTPPHNIEAEQAVIGAIFLEPEAFSSASELLLPEDFYRASHQRIYETMMRLSDKGEPIDLVTVTTALSNAKTLDEVGGVSYLTDIAGSVPTAANIGYYSKIVEEKSVLRRLIRTATDIVTSGFSKEDEIEDVLNDAEKNILEVSHRKNSGAFQAIKDVLIDVYDNIEKLHHQDADLTGVPSGFRDLDRLTSGFQRNDLIIIAARPSVGKTAFALNIAQNVAINTDENVAIFSLEMGADQLVSRMLCAEGNIDAQRLRTGSLQAEDWSKLTMAMGSLSNAGIYIDDSPGIRVSEIRSKCRRLKQEHGLGMIVIDYLQLIQGSANSRDNRQQEVSEISRSLKGLARELNVPLIALSQLSRGVESRQDKRPMMSDLRESGSIEQDADIVGFLYRDDYYDSESEKQNIIEIIISKQRNGPVGNVELAFVKEYNKFVDLDHRYSESDVPPAPVQA; encoded by the coding sequence ATGAGTGACACATGGAATGATCGTACACCGCCACATAATATAGAAGCCGAACAAGCGGTAATTGGTGCTATTTTTCTAGAACCAGAAGCGTTTTCCAGTGCATCCGAACTTTTATTGCCGGAGGACTTTTACCGGGCTAGCCACCAACGGATTTATGAAACAATGATGAGGCTTTCAGATAAGGGTGAACCAATAGACTTAGTTACGGTCACAACAGCCCTATCGAATGCTAAAACACTGGATGAAGTGGGCGGGGTATCGTACTTAACTGATATTGCTGGCAGTGTACCAACCGCTGCTAACATTGGATATTACAGCAAAATTGTCGAGGAAAAGTCGGTATTGCGAAGATTAATCCGAACAGCAACTGATATTGTAACATCTGGTTTTTCTAAGGAAGATGAGATAGAGGATGTTTTGAATGATGCGGAAAAAAATATTCTCGAGGTATCCCATCGTAAAAATTCAGGAGCATTCCAAGCAATTAAAGATGTTTTAATTGATGTATACGATAATATAGAAAAGTTACATCATCAGGATGCTGATTTAACAGGTGTGCCTTCAGGTTTCCGGGACTTGGACCGTCTTACATCAGGCTTTCAGCGAAATGATTTGATCATTATCGCTGCCCGTCCCTCTGTTGGTAAAACGGCATTTGCCTTAAACATCGCGCAAAACGTTGCGATTAATACCGATGAAAATGTCGCTATTTTTAGTCTGGAAATGGGTGCTGACCAATTAGTTTCAAGGATGCTTTGTGCAGAAGGTAATATTGATGCACAACGACTGCGAACAGGAAGTCTTCAGGCAGAAGACTGGAGTAAGCTGACAATGGCAATGGGCAGCTTATCTAATGCAGGAATTTATATTGATGACTCACCAGGAATTCGCGTGAGTGAGATTCGTTCAAAATGCCGGCGTTTAAAGCAAGAGCATGGCCTGGGCATGATTGTAATTGATTACTTGCAGCTCATTCAGGGTAGTGCAAATTCGCGCGACAACAGGCAACAAGAGGTTTCAGAAATATCCCGTTCCCTTAAGGGATTGGCCCGTGAATTGAATGTACCGCTTATCGCGTTGTCACAGCTTTCCCGTGGTGTAGAATCACGTCAGGATAAACGGCCAATGATGTCCGACTTGCGTGAATCAGGGAGTATTGAGCAGGATGCCGATATCGTTGGGTTCCTATATCGTGACGATTACTACGATTCTGAATCGGAAAAGCAGAATATAATTGAAATCATCATTTCCAAACAACGTAACGGCCCTGTTGGAAACGTGGAGTTAGCATTTGTAAAAGAATACAATAAATTCGTTGACTTGGATCATCGCTACAGTGAAAGTGATGTTCCACCAGCGCCGGTTCAAGCATAA
- a CDS encoding adenylosuccinate synthase: MSSVVVVGTQWGDEGKGKITDFLSQNAEVVARYQGGNNAGHTIKFDGITYKLHLIPSGIFFSDKICVLGNGMVIDPKAFVEELAYLQERNVTADNLRISNRAHIILPYHLKLDILQEEEKGLNKIGTTKKGIGPAYMDKAARVGIRVADLLDKDTFRAKVEQNVKEKNRLFEKVYEVEPVNVDEIVEEYYEYGQQLAKYVVDTSVVLNDALDDGRRVLFEGAQGVMLDIDQGTYPFVTSSNPIAGGVTIGSGVGPTKINHVVGVSKAYTTRVGDGPFPTELHDGVGDQIREVGREYGTTTGRPRRVGWFDSVVVRHARRVSGITDLSLNSLDVLTGIETLKICVSYKYKGQVINEFPASLKALAECEPVYEEMPGWTEDITGVKSLHDLPENARHYLERISQLTEIPLSIFSVGPDRTQTNVVRSVYSS; encoded by the coding sequence ATGTCCTCAGTAGTTGTAGTTGGAACACAGTGGGGAGACGAGGGAAAAGGTAAAATTACCGACTTTCTTTCTCAGAATGCAGAAGTAGTTGCTAGATATCAGGGTGGAAATAACGCTGGACATACAATTAAGTTTGATGGAATTACGTACAAATTGCATTTGATCCCATCTGGAATTTTCTTTTCAGACAAAATTTGTGTATTGGGAAATGGAATGGTGATTGACCCGAAAGCGTTTGTTGAAGAGCTTGCATATCTTCAGGAGCGTAACGTTACAGCAGACAACCTGCGAATCAGCAACCGGGCACACATTATTCTTCCGTATCATTTAAAATTAGATATCCTTCAAGAAGAAGAAAAAGGACTTAATAAAATAGGAACAACAAAAAAAGGCATCGGTCCTGCATATATGGACAAGGCTGCCCGTGTGGGTATCCGTGTCGCCGATCTTTTGGATAAAGACACGTTCAGGGCAAAAGTGGAACAAAATGTAAAAGAGAAAAACCGTTTATTTGAAAAAGTATATGAGGTTGAACCGGTAAATGTGGACGAGATTGTTGAAGAGTATTATGAATACGGACAACAGCTTGCCAAGTACGTTGTTGATACATCTGTTGTATTAAATGATGCGCTTGATGACGGCCGTCGTGTGTTATTTGAAGGTGCACAAGGCGTAATGCTTGATATAGATCAGGGAACATATCCTTTTGTTACTTCCTCTAACCCAATCGCGGGTGGCGTAACGATTGGATCCGGTGTTGGACCAACAAAAATCAATCATGTTGTTGGCGTATCAAAAGCATATACAACACGTGTTGGTGATGGTCCATTCCCAACTGAACTGCATGATGGGGTGGGCGATCAAATACGCGAAGTTGGACGTGAATACGGAACAACAACCGGCAGACCGCGTCGTGTAGGCTGGTTTGATAGCGTTGTAGTGAGACATGCTAGACGCGTAAGTGGGATTACCGATCTATCACTTAACTCACTTGATGTATTGACAGGAATTGAAACGTTGAAAATATGTGTTTCCTATAAATATAAAGGCCAGGTCATTAATGAATTCCCAGCCAGCCTTAAAGCTCTTGCTGAGTGTGAACCTGTTTACGAGGAAATGCCTGGATGGACGGAAGATATTACTGGCGTGAAGAGTCTTCATGACCTGCCTGAGAATGCCCGTCATTATTTAGAGCGTATTTCCCAATTAACGGAAATACCACTATCTATTTTCTCGGTGGGACCAGACAGAACACAAACCAATGTTGTACGAAGTGTGTACAGTTCATAA
- the yycF gene encoding response regulator YycF gives MSQKILVVDDEQPIADILKFNLEKEGYQVVCAYDGDEAIELAEIEKPDLVLLDIMLPNKDGNEVCREIRKTQSMPIIMLTAKDSEIDKVLGLELGADDYVTKPFSNRELVARVKANLRRQQAVPDDSVKTTKDIVIGSLVIHPDAYAVTRDGEQVELTHREFELLHYLARHIGQVMTREHLLETVWGYDYYGDVRTVDVTVRRLREKIEESPSNPNWIVTRRGVGYYLRNPDQG, from the coding sequence GTGAGTCAAAAAATACTAGTGGTAGATGATGAACAACCAATTGCAGATATATTGAAATTCAACTTAGAAAAAGAAGGTTACCAGGTCGTTTGTGCATATGATGGAGACGAAGCAATCGAGCTTGCTGAAATAGAGAAACCGGATTTGGTTTTACTTGATATTATGTTACCGAATAAAGATGGAAATGAAGTATGTCGTGAGATTCGAAAAACACAATCCATGCCAATTATTATGTTAACGGCAAAGGACTCTGAAATTGATAAGGTTCTTGGCCTTGAGCTTGGTGCAGATGATTATGTAACAAAACCGTTCAGTAACCGTGAACTGGTTGCTCGTGTAAAGGCGAATCTGCGTCGTCAACAGGCTGTTCCCGATGATTCCGTGAAAACAACAAAAGATATCGTGATTGGAAGCCTGGTTATTCACCCGGATGCCTATGCAGTAACACGGGATGGTGAACAGGTTGAATTGACACACCGTGAATTTGAACTGCTTCATTATCTTGCAAGACATATCGGGCAAGTTATGACACGGGAACATCTGCTTGAAACAGTATGGGGCTACGACTATTACGGTGATGTTCGAACAGTAGATGTGACAGTTCGCCGTCTGCGTGAAAAAATTGAAGAAAGCCCGAGTAACCCAAATTGGATTGTGACTCGACGAGGTGTTGGGTATTATCTACGTAATCCTGATCAGGGGTAG